Part of the Camelus dromedarius isolate mCamDro1 chromosome 11, mCamDro1.pat, whole genome shotgun sequence genome is shown below.
CCTGTGTTGCCACGTGGAGAGTGCCTGCTGTGCGGAGCAGTGCTCCTGGCAGAGGGAGCATCCTGTGTGGAGGACCAGACCTCAGAGGACTTTGCCCCGGGGCCGGAGTCTGGGAGGGTCTTGGCAGAGCTGAGCTCCGACTCTCCTGgagccctcctcctccttggtCCCCAGTCCCCCTTGCCCTGCCCATTGCCtatcctccctgcctgcctctacTGACATCCCTCACACAGGCACATGGCTCGGAGGCccagcctgctggcctctctATCCCCTACTAACACATGCCCGTTCCAGCTCCCCAGGTACACACATACCTCCTGTGCACTCAGGACCTGGGCACTCTCAGTGCCTTCCCCTGGGGACCCCTGCAGTCCTCAGTTCAGCTCCCTGTGCACGGAGGCCTCCAATAGGGCAGGGACCAGCCTGAACAGCTCCCACGGGGCCTAGTGGAGGGGAGGTGCCTTTACCTGGCCAGCTGATCCCTGAGCTGGAAGAGCAAACACAAGGGTGGACGCCCAGATGGGTGCTTCCAGGAGACTCCCACCCTGGGGGGCTTCAGGGGTCTGAGGGGCAGGCCTGCTAGTGATCCAGAGTGTGGGCTCTGTGGGCGGGCACGGTAGTGACCATAGGCACAGCCCTGACCTCTGTGGCTGCAGCATCTGCCTCCAGAGTTGGAGTAAGGAGAGTGCCCTCCCCACAGGGCGGTTGAGAGGCGGACTCATTCAGTGCTGCATGAATGTTGGTTAAATAACCACCTCTCTGCACCTGGGCCAGGCCTATGCGGTGTGGGGTGCCAGTACTGCGGGACCAACAGAGGCTCGGGTATCACCGCACAGAAAAGCCTCCCCTAGGGCAGACACACCCTGAGAACTCTGCCTACTGGCTGTGGACTGTTGGTTGCCCATCCTTCTGATGGTTTGAGGCCAGTTCCCCCTGCACAGGCTCCTGGCAAACCTGCTCAGTCTTCTGCTCTGTCGTCCCCACACCCGGTCCCATGGAGTCCCCACGCAGGGCAGGATGGGGCTCAGGGAGCCTGTGGAGCCCCCACCCCCTTGAGGTGGTGATGGACCTGACTTAACTGACCTACTTGGGCTGGGAGATTTCCCCCCTACCCCAGCCCTGCCTTGGCCCAGAACACCTCTTGAACCCCACAGGGGACCCAGGCAGGGGTCACCATTGTGACCTTGGGCCCAGAGGGAGCAGGGCAGCTCAGCTTTAACCCTTTGATGTTAGGACCATCAGTgaagaggccaggccaggccaactcaccccttctctcctgcttcccCGGACGTGCCCACAGGGGTTCAAGCCCCTGGCTTGTGCTCTACATCCTTGCACAGACACCTCCCCTCTCAAGCCCTTTTTGGCATCTAATGCTGCTGGCTGCCTCTGCTTGGCCCTGTCCCCTGAGTGTTATACCCCAAGGGTGCAGACCCCCTGGGTATACAGACTGCCTAGGTCCACACATGTTCATGGGCTTCTGTGTCCAGAGCCATTCAAGGTTGCCTGTTGCAGAACCTGGTagatgtggggtggggtgggatggggtgtcCTCAGGGGCCTGCCTGTACAATGTTCTAGTTACTGCTGTTTGCAGGTGCTCTGAGGGCTGGttctgggctgggggctgagctgCAGTTCTGGGATTGGGTGCAGCATCCCAGCCGGGGCAGGCTGGGGTATGGCCTGACCCACCTCAGCCATAGCTGTGGGGACTGCTGGGGTCCACAGGGGGGGAGTCCTGCAGGCCAGCAGACCTGACAAGCTGCCACAGGCGGTGACTGAGATTCTGCACTTGGcaggtgcccagcacacagcccaCACGCAGGAGCTGGGCTCGGGGCCTGTGGGCACCCAAGTGTTGGCGAGGGCCATTTCGGAGAGCCTGACCCATAGCAGGGGCCAGGCTGGCACTCTTCTGTGGCTGGAGGGCCCGGTGCAACTTCCAGATCACAGGCCGGGTTCCAGGGTAACGGGGCTGCAAGCCACTGGAAGAAGTCCGGGCTGGGGGCTCCCTGCAGAGGGAGATGAAGGAAGTAAACCTGATGGCCCAGCCTTTCACAGGCCCATAAATCCACCCACTTTTCCTCCCACACAGGCCTGGGGTCACTGGTAGGGGAAACCCACATCTTCCCCAACAGCCTGGAGCAGCGCCAGGGGAAGCCCAGAGCCCCCACATTACTCAGCAGGCCAGGGGGAGCCCACTGAGCTCAGGACCTGCGGCCTAGGTCACATGTCCATtcacctctgcctccctgggcaaGGGGCAGCCCTGGCCTCAGTAGGTCCTTATGCTCAGGACTCAAGTGACTTCCCTCAGTCCtttggggtggtgggaggtgggcaggcctggggacccctccagcctcccctcccgtAGCTGACCTTTCCTTTTGAGGGGGCTACTCTGCCAGTAGGGGAGTGGGCATGCCTCAGGAGGGGAGGCAAAGGAAGAGAAGCCTCCGGCCCTGCTCATGGGTTGCTTAAGGCATGGGGGCTGGCCCTGGGTTTAGGGGGGTAAGCCCTAGCAGCAGGTGGTGGGTTTCCCCAAGATGGGGCTGGGGgtactggggagagggagggtttCCTGCCACGTGGACCAGGGGTCAGGCTGATCTGAGCCCGGCTCACCTGGGTCGCGCCGGCAGCCGGCTCCCGCCCAGGCCGAGGGACAGTGTGCCTGGGAACTGCAGGTAGAGGAAGCTGATGCAACCGAGGGTGACCGTCAGGTGCCAGGCCATGGTGGGCGGGGTTGCGGGAGGCAGTGAGCTGGGCAGGTGTCGGGGCGCCCTAGGCTGAGCCACCTCCTCCTCGGGGCGCCCTCAGCGCTCGGACGGGCGGGCTGGAGCCTGGTTCGTTGGCGAGGGTCTCGGGTGCGAATTCGGCGGGCGTGTCTCTTACTGGTGGAGCGGGGACTTCCTCATCGGCTGTCCGTCGGGGTCCTGCTGGGGCCGGAACCCGGGCACCTCCGAGGCTAAATAGTCTTCCAGGGAGGCGGAGCTAGACGCGCGGGCTGGGCGGGGCGCCCTCCCCGGACCCCGACTCAGAGGGCGGGCCGCGGGGTGGGCTACGGCCCTGCTGCCAGCTCTGTGCGTGCAGGGAAGGGAGCGCGGGCGGAGGGGCCATTCCCCGCCGGGCGGCAGGCCAGAGACCCGGAGATGCCAGCCTTGCTTCTGCTCCTTCTGGTGGGGAACACTGTCCCGGAGCCTGGAGGGGCCAAAACTTCCAGGCTGAAGTAGTgagtgctggggggtggggtcaACCACACCACCACCTCTGCACCAGCTAGTCCCTGAGCGTCTCACCCCTCAGTGCCTGCATGGATTGGGGGGGGGCATTTTGAGACCTCTCCCCTAGCAGATGTATTCATAAAAACTCTGCCCTTTCTCCCCATTACTGAAGTATTAAGTGGTTTTTACAAGAAATTTAAATAAGAACTGAGAACCCCTCACAGCCCCCCACTGTGAATTCCTCTCCCAAGTCCAGGCTGGCGCCCCATTTCTCTTGGGTGCACTAGTGTGTGTTGTTGAGAGGGCGTCCTCTGTGTATATTTGGTACTCACATATATGCATGTAACAGTAAAAACATGTGTGAACTTAAGAGACCGCCATTCTTATGGTTGGCCCTACACCAACATGTAGGTGTCCTGTGACTTAATTAGCTGATCTTTATTAGTGAGCAAGTAGATGATTTCCAGGCTTTCCAAGAGCAAGAACCCGTCAGTGTAAGCTCATAGATGAGTCTGTATAGGATGCTTTCCCAGAAGCGGAAATTCTGGCTGAAGGTGAGCCTGTGTTTGTGTTACCAGTTGGAGCAAACTGCTCCCCACAAAGCCGATGAACTGTCAACTGATTGTGGACTCGATGTCAGCAGGAACAATTATCTCATCACCCCCTTACAGACACTTCTGTGATCATCTGagcatctctaggtccatttgtgtttcctcttctgccttACCCTGCCCCAGGCTTGTTCCCTCTGTCAGGTCATCATCAGAGACCTGGTCAGTCTCCGTCCCTCCTGCCGCACAAGTCACAGAACCTCAATAGACATTTGCTGGATGAATAAACCCACAAGTGTTGAACACAGCCACAAGTGTTGACTTACATCCTGAAAAAGGCAGGGAAGCATCAGCAGGTACTTgagtttctatttgtttattttcaccaGGGACAAGAGTGGGTGATGTGATCACATTTACATTAGAAGTGAAGTTCAGCAGGGAGGGTGGGTGCTGGAGGGCTGGCAGGAagggtgtgggggcagggggcaggacaGAGTGGATGGGTCAGAGAAACAGCACAGCAGAGGGGCAGATGGGGAGCGTCAACCCTTCTGTTCGCTGATGCAGGGAGCTGCCTGGGGGACATCCTGGCAGAGGTGTCTGGCTGGCCTCCAGTGTCCTGGGCCTGCAGGAAGAGAAGGCAGACCTGGAACACAATTTTGGGAGTTTCAGAGATGGCAAGGCTCTGGGAGgcaaggaggggaggaggtggtgagCATCACCCACAGAGAGGGGATGGGACCCAGCACTCCAGCTCTGAAGCCACAAATCAGGGGGGCACGCAAAGGACCTCAGGGGCCTACCCAGTTctgcagctgctgcttctcccacCAGCATCCCATTGTCCCTCAATCTGCCATCCACAGTTCTGCCAGTACCATCTTTCCAAAATACATGTGATCATGTTACTCACCCCTCtagtaaacaaaaaataaatcaaaattgcCTGTCTCTACAACAGGTGGAGGTAAGCCTCAGAACACTTGCTGCTGCCGTGGACCTGGGGTCCCATCTCCCCAACAGCCCACAGACAGGATGTCCTCAGGCCTCAGCTTGGTAGCTTATTTTACCCCTATCCCTCCTGCTTGGATCAGGGACCCCCCGTGGCCCTACAGCCCCCTGCACTGCACAGCTCATGACAGTTGTTGTCTGTCACTGTCCACGTGCCCTCCGAAGGGAAATCCAAGGGCTTCTTTCATTTATCCTCAGTGGAGGGGCTGCTTCTGGGGGGCGATGGGCTGGCTCCCAGAGTACCACCCACCCATGGAAACACGCTAGAAGTAAACCAGAGTTTCTCCTGGTGCACGCGGGCTGGGCCACGGAagccaggtggtggtggtgacgttGGAGGAACGCTTTAGAGAAATTCCTGGGGCAAGAAAAGCTAGGGTGGCACTTGGCTGGGCAGACAGCATCTCAGGAGGTTTTGCTTGAGTGTTTTAAGGTGGGAGAGACTGAATTTCATCCTGATGGCACGGATGCAAGAGAGGGAGGGGTTGAGGTTGGGGCACTGAGAGAAAACAGCtatggggaggggggcaggaggGTAGAGCCTCTGTGGTAGCTGTGGAGGGGGAAGTGAGCATGAAGGGAGAGGCTTGGGGTGTGGTGATGCCACCAGGCCTCCCCTCCATAGCTTTGACATTGGAGCCACACTGGGTGGAGGTAAAAGGATGGGAACAGGACTGGAGAGAGTCGCTCCCTGTTGGGCGGAGAGGAGGCTCAGTccctgggaaggggaggaagcaggcaggagtgagCACCTCTGAGGGTGACACGGACAGTGTGGTGGGCAAGAAACTCAATAGCAAGGAACTTGATGGGGGTATCATGGTCTAGAAGTAACCCCAAACTTACCCTTGACCCT
Proteins encoded:
- the ADM2 gene encoding protein ADM2, producing MAWHLTVTLGCISFLYLQFPGTLSLGLGGSRLPARPREPPARTSSSGLQPRYPGTRPVIWKLHRALQPQKSASLAPAMGQALRNGPRQHLGAHRPRAQLLRVGCVLGTCQVQNLSHRLWQLVRSAGLQDSPPVDPSSPHSYG